The following coding sequences are from one Tissierellales bacterium window:
- the flhF gene encoding flagellar biosynthesis protein FlhF gives MKIKRYFGNTNKEAMDKLKKELGENAVILHTRKIKRPGMLSFLRKPLVEIVAAIDEENREPQKSKLQESQKLQKTQIKKENRSKSQLNTDLLFEGVSKSKERIADDEVVKLRQTVESLVSSIENTREDTGVYPEEVKLLQKRLTSNGLDYENTTKILNELMREHAKIEGRINYENLLIKLLKKHLGPVKPITLNNKQKIVIFVGPTGVGKTTTLAKIAAQYALVNKEKIGLITADTYRIAAVEQLKTYSEILGIPLKIIYDGSEIVEAVQDYYDKELILVDTAGRSHKNNDKVKELKEMLGQVKDPEIFLVLSSTTNKNTIDGIIETYKFINDYKLIFTKLDESDNYGIVMSTCYEKANPLSYITTGQSVPEDIKLANIDEIAKSLLGENKDV, from the coding sequence ATGAAAATTAAGAGATATTTTGGAAATACCAATAAAGAAGCAATGGATAAATTAAAAAAAGAGCTAGGGGAAAATGCAGTGATATTGCATACGAGGAAAATCAAAAGACCAGGTATGTTAAGTTTTTTAAGAAAACCTTTAGTTGAAATTGTTGCTGCTATTGACGAAGAAAATAGAGAACCTCAAAAAAGTAAATTACAAGAATCTCAAAAACTTCAAAAAACTCAGATAAAAAAAGAAAACAGATCCAAAAGTCAATTAAATACTGATTTATTGTTTGAGGGTGTGAGTAAAAGTAAAGAGCGCATAGCGGATGACGAGGTAGTCAAACTTAGACAAACTGTAGAATCATTAGTCTCTAGTATTGAAAATACTAGAGAAGATACTGGGGTTTATCCAGAAGAAGTTAAATTACTACAAAAAAGGCTTACATCTAATGGGCTAGATTATGAGAACACAACAAAAATACTCAATGAATTAATGCGTGAGCACGCTAAAATTGAGGGGCGCATTAATTATGAAAATTTATTAATCAAATTACTAAAAAAGCATTTAGGACCAGTTAAGCCTATAACACTAAATAATAAACAAAAGATAGTAATTTTTGTTGGACCAACAGGAGTTGGTAAGACGACGACTCTGGCTAAAATAGCAGCACAATATGCATTAGTCAATAAAGAAAAGATAGGGCTAATAACAGCGGATACTTATAGAATTGCAGCTGTGGAACAGCTTAAAACATATAGTGAAATACTGGGAATTCCACTTAAAATTATTTATGATGGAAGTGAGATAGTGGAAGCAGTTCAGGATTATTATGATAAGGAACTAATTTTAGTAGATACAGCTGGAAGAAGTCATAAAAACAACGACAAAGTAAAAGAACTTAAAGAAATGTTAGGACAAGTTAAAGATCCAGAAATATTTTTAGTTTTAAGCTCAACTACCAATAAGAATACTATTGATGGTATAATAGAAACATACAAATTTATTAATGACTACAAACTGATTTTTACTAAATTAGATGAATCTGATAATTATGGTATAGTTATGAGTACGTGTTATGAAAAAGCAAATCCGCTTTCTTATATAACAACAGGGCAGAGTGTTCCAGAAGATATAAAATTGGCAAATATTGATGAAATAGCAAAATCATTGTTAGGAGAAAACAAAGATGTATGA
- the flhA gene encoding flagellar biosynthesis protein FlhA — MLKFGDVAVVVSIILIVLIMIIPVPKGLLDILLSLNISFALLILLTSIYAKNVLSFSIFPSILLISTIFGLALNINTTRYILTEGDAGDVIQAFGSFVAQDNFVVGVIIFAIIVIVNFLVITKGSERVAEVAARFTLDAMPGKQMSIDADLNAGLISDEDAKARRLNIQREADFYGSMDGASKFVKGNAIAGILITVINIVAGLIIGAMSGMPIFAALSKYALLTIGDGLVSQISALMISTAQGIIVTKTESEKNLGSDIIEQLFRGSSRPLFILSAALIFMSLTPLPTFPFLLLGLTLLFIAFNGRTMAQKQEQEIEEQELMETAADDEEMRKPENVMNLLKIEDIELEFGYGLIPLADSNQGGDLLDRIIMIRRQIALELGVVVPIVRLRDNIQLNPNEYLIKIKGVEIARGELLFDHYLAMDPGTAQGDVEGIDTIEPAFGLPAKWVTDKEREKAEILGYTVVDPPSVISTHLTELIKQNAHELLGRQDVKVLIDNVKEDHPALVDEIVPGAMNLGDVQKVLANLLKEQISIRNMVIILETLADYISVTRDPDMLTEYVRQKQSRYITQKYVIDNKLNVITLDGQLEQLIMNSINQTEAGSYLGLDPNTVQRILQSLAQNVDRLTSIGEQPIVLTAPIVRIYFKKLTEQYSNEIIVLSYNEIDPNVEIQALGMVTLDEN, encoded by the coding sequence ATGTTAAAATTTGGGGATGTCGCAGTAGTTGTTTCTATTATCTTGATTGTACTTATCATGATAATACCAGTGCCAAAAGGACTATTGGACATATTGTTAAGTTTGAATATTTCTTTTGCATTATTGATACTATTGACATCGATTTACGCGAAAAATGTACTTAGTTTTTCCATATTTCCATCAATATTGTTGATTTCAACAATATTTGGATTAGCTTTGAACATAAACACTACAAGATATATCTTAACAGAAGGTGATGCTGGGGATGTAATACAAGCATTTGGTAGTTTTGTAGCGCAAGATAATTTTGTTGTAGGGGTAATTATTTTTGCAATAATTGTAATTGTAAACTTTTTAGTAATTACTAAGGGTTCCGAGAGGGTTGCCGAAGTTGCAGCTCGTTTTACATTAGATGCTATGCCAGGAAAACAGATGTCTATAGACGCTGATTTGAATGCAGGATTGATATCTGATGAGGATGCAAAGGCAAGAAGGTTGAATATACAAAGAGAGGCTGATTTTTATGGATCAATGGATGGTGCTAGTAAGTTCGTAAAGGGAAATGCTATTGCTGGTATATTGATAACTGTCATAAATATCGTAGCAGGATTGATTATTGGGGCTATGTCTGGGATGCCAATTTTTGCAGCACTTTCAAAATATGCACTGCTAACAATCGGAGATGGATTAGTTAGTCAGATATCTGCACTCATGATATCTACAGCTCAAGGTATAATTGTTACTAAAACTGAATCCGAGAAAAATTTAGGCTCAGATATAATAGAACAATTATTTCGAGGTAGTTCTAGACCGTTATTCATATTATCAGCAGCACTTATCTTCATGTCGCTGACACCTTTACCGACATTTCCATTTTTGCTATTAGGTTTAACACTTCTGTTTATTGCGTTTAATGGTAGAACAATGGCTCAGAAGCAAGAACAAGAAATAGAAGAGCAAGAATTAATGGAAACAGCAGCAGATGATGAAGAAATGAGAAAGCCTGAGAATGTTATGAATTTGTTGAAAATTGAAGACATAGAATTGGAATTTGGATATGGCTTGATACCACTAGCTGATTCAAATCAAGGCGGAGACTTATTGGATAGAATAATAATGATTAGGAGACAAATTGCATTAGAATTAGGAGTTGTTGTTCCAATTGTTAGGCTAAGAGATAATATCCAATTAAATCCAAATGAGTATCTTATAAAGATTAAAGGTGTAGAAATTGCTAGAGGAGAGTTGCTTTTTGATCATTATTTAGCGATGGATCCAGGTACTGCTCAAGGTGATGTAGAAGGGATAGACACTATTGAGCCGGCATTTGGCTTGCCAGCGAAGTGGGTAACTGATAAAGAAAGAGAAAAAGCTGAGATATTAGGCTATACTGTAGTTGATCCACCATCCGTAATATCTACGCATTTAACAGAACTTATTAAACAAAATGCACACGAATTATTAGGAAGACAGGATGTGAAAGTTCTTATAGATAATGTTAAAGAGGATCATCCAGCATTAGTTGATGAAATTGTTCCAGGGGCAATGAACTTAGGAGATGTACAAAAGGTTTTGGCAAATTTATTGAAAGAGCAGATTTCCATAAGGAATATGGTAATAATATTAGAAACATTAGCAGATTATATTTCGGTGACTAGAGATCCAGATATGTTAACTGAATATGTTAGACAAAAGCAAAGTCGTTACATAACTCAGAAATATGTCATAGATAATAAACTTAATGTTATAACTTTAGATGGACAATTAGAACAGTTAATCATGAATTCTATAAATCAAACTGAAGCAGGTTCATATTTGGGATTAGATCCGAATACTGTTCAGCGCATACTTCAAAGCTTAGCTCAAAATGTAGATAGATTAACGAGTATAGGTGAGCAGCCAATCGTATTGACAGCACCTATAGTTAGGATTTATTTCAAGAAACTTACAGAGCAATATAGTAATGAAATTATAGTTTTGTCATATAATGAAATTGATCCTAACGTTGAAATCCAAGCACTGGGGATGGTGACACTAGATGAAAATTAA